Below is a window of Planococcus rifietoensis DNA.
CTCGATGATGGCAACTTATTGGCGTTCTCAGATATCCGCCGTTTCGGGGAAATGCGAGTGCTTGGGACTGAAGCGGATTTTCCGCCGCTTTTATTGATGGCGCCGGAGCCTTTTGCCGACGAAGCCCTGGAATGGTTTTTGCAGCAATCGGAAAGCCCGAAATTCCGCAACAAACCGATCAAGGAAGTCATTATGGACGGCACCGTCATTTCGGGATGCGGCAATATATATGCCACTGAAGCGCTGTTCCGCATGAAGATCCATCCCAAACGCGCAGCAAGCCGCATCAGCCGCAAACGCAAAATTGAATTGTTCCAGGCTATTGCCGCTATTTTGCTCGAGAGCATCGAAGCAGGCGGCAGCACGATTTCCGATTACCGCAATATCAACGGGGAATCAGGTAGCATGCAGAATCGTTTTGGCATGTACGGCAAGAAGACGTGCACGGTTTGTGGAACGGAAACTAAAACAGTGAAAATCGCGAGCCGGGCGTCTGTTTACTGCCCGTCTTGCCAGAAATGAGGAAACTACATGATCATCGGATTGACCGGCAGCATCGCGAGCGGCAAAAGCACCGTCTCGCAAATGCTCAAGGAACTGGGTTATCCGGTCGTTGACGCAGATCTGGTCGCCAGACAAGTTGTCGAGCCGGGAACGGAAACATTGAATAGCATCAAGCAAGCTTTTGGCGCGGAAGTGATACGCGCTGACGGGTCGATGGACCGCGAAAAAGTCGGATCAATCATCTTCAACGACCCGGCGAGCAGAAAAAAATTGAATGACATCATCCACCCGGCAATACGCCGGGAAATGCTTAGGCAGCGCCAAGCATTTTTGGATGATGGATATGAAACCGTTATCATGGACATTCCACTGTTATTCGAAAGCAAACTCCAACACATGGTCGACAAGATCCTAGTCGTTAGCGTGTCGGAGCAGGAGCAATTAAAACGGCTCATGGAGCGCAATGGATTGGCCGAACAACAGGCAAAAGCGCGTATTGCGTCACAGCTGCCGATCAGCGTCAAAGAACAAGGAGCCGACGAAGTGCTCGATAACAACGGTTCTCTTGAACACACCAAGCACCAATTAATGCGCATATTAGCCAATTGGCAGACACATCCGTAAAAAAGTATGCGCTTTCTTTCGTTTTCAGGTTCTCTAAACCGAATAATGTGTTATACTATATATCGAATTGAAAATATGAGTATGACTTATTTAATTGGGGGACAAATACATGACAGTTTCGATTGCAATTAACGGGTTTGGCCGCATCGGCCGTATGGTTTTCAGACAAGCAGTTTTGATGGATGACGTGACAATTTCGGCGGTCAACGCCGGTTATCCGGCAGAAACACTTGCTCACTTGATTAAGTATGACACAAATCACGGTACCTTCTCCGGTGAAGTGAAAGCGGAAGAAAATGCGTTGGTTGTAAACGGAAAGCGTATTCAATTGGTTAACGAGCGCGACCCATTGGAACTCCCATGGGGCGAATTGGGCGTCGATATCGTCATCGAAGCGACGGGCAAGTTCAACTCGCGTGAAAAAGCTGCGCTTCATTTGGATGCGGGAGCAAAGAAAGTCATCTTGACTGCTCCTGGAAAAAACGAAGACATCACCATTGTGATGGGCGTCAATGATGACAAATTGGATGTCGAAAAACACCACATCATCTCAAATGCCAGCTGCACGACGAATTGCCTGGCGCCTGTCGCTAAAGTGCTGAATGATGCATTCGGCATCGAAAACGGATTGATGACAACTGTCCATGCGTACACCAATGACCAAAAGAACTTGGACAACCCGCATAAGGATCTTCGCCGCGCACGCGCTTGTGGACAGTCGATTATCCCGACTTCGACAGGAGCTGCAAAAGCTTTGTCCTTGGTTCTTCCTGAACTGGAAGGGAAAGTGCATGGTTTGGCGCTTCGTGTCCCGACGCCGAATGTGTCGCTTGTCGACCTTGTCGTCGATGTCCAACAGGACGTGACGGTAGAAGACGTCAACCGTGCCTTCACGGAAGCATCAGAAGGGGCGCTAGCGGGCATCCTCGATTTGACGATGGAGCCACTTGTGTCGATCGACTTCAATACGAACCCGAGTTCTGCAATCGTTGACGGCTTGACTACCATTGTCATGGGCGACCGCAAAGTGAAAGTGCTCGCTTGGTACGATAACGAATGGGGCTACTCGGCCCGCGTTGTCGACTTAATGAAAAAGGTAGCCAATTCTATGGCTGTCGCTTCAAAATAATGCAAAAAGATTCCGCTTTTCTTCTTATTAGAATAGCGGAATCTTTTTTGTTGTTGTATTAAAAAAAATGTCCGTTGGAGCATTTATTTATTGCATTTCGAAAACATTCATCATATACTATGAATCGTAGCCAAAAACGGCTGCCACTTCTCAATTCTATTTATTATGTAGAGCAAGGAATTAGGAGCGTATATTATTATTCTTATGACTGCTTAAAGGGTTAGGACCTCTCTGGACTAACTTTCCCCCGTGGTAGTCAACTTTGAATATTTTGCGCAAAACCAAAATGTTATCAAAGGGGGAAACGAACCATGGAAACTATGGGACGTCACGTAATCGCAGAACTTTGGCAGTGTGATTTTGACAAATTAAACGATATGGACTATATCGAAAAGACTTTTGTTGATGCAGCACTCAAATCAGGTGCGGAAATCCGCGAAGTCGCTTTTCATAAATTTGCACCACAGGGTGTTAGCGGCGTAGTCATCATTTCGGAATCACACCTGACTATCCACAGCTTCCCGGAACACGGGTACGCGAGTGTCGATGTGTACACTTGCGGAGATCTTGATCCAACAATTGCAGCAGATTACATTGCACAAGCTTTGGATTCAAAGCAAAGCGAAGTAACTGAATTGCCACGCGGCATGGGACCAGTCGGCGCCGGAGCGACAAAAGTATCACTAACGGTGTAACTGACCGCTAATAACGCAAAACACAAGCAGAGGAGAAAATCCTCTGCTTTTTCTAATGTATGGGGAATTTTTTTGTTATACTGTTACTACCAGATAGAGAATTTTCGGGGAGATGTCTACCATGAAATGTCCAGCTTGCCAGCATAACGGCACCCGCGTTGTAGATTCGCGGCCAATAGATGAAATGAAATCAATCCGCAGGCGTCGTGAATGTGAAGCATGCGGTTACCGGTTC
It encodes the following:
- the mutM gene encoding bifunctional DNA-formamidopyrimidine glycosylase/DNA-(apurinic or apyrimidinic site) lyase, yielding MPELPEVEGVVRQIRPVSIGKRIVSVDVSDTIRKSKQSGKEAILKRIEADDFQERLTGAQILAVERRSKYIYMTMKNEQEFLLVNHLGMSGAWFFVDSLLAIPEDKFRRHVHVVLTLDDGNLLAFSDIRRFGEMRVLGTEADFPPLLLMAPEPFADEALEWFLQQSESPKFRNKPIKEVIMDGTVISGCGNIYATEALFRMKIHPKRAASRISRKRKIELFQAIAAILLESIEAGGSTISDYRNINGESGSMQNRFGMYGKKTCTVCGTETKTVKIASRASVYCPSCQK
- the coaE gene encoding dephospho-CoA kinase (Dephospho-CoA kinase (CoaE) performs the final step in coenzyme A biosynthesis.), coding for MIIGLTGSIASGKSTVSQMLKELGYPVVDADLVARQVVEPGTETLNSIKQAFGAEVIRADGSMDREKVGSIIFNDPASRKKLNDIIHPAIRREMLRQRQAFLDDGYETVIMDIPLLFESKLQHMVDKILVVSVSEQEQLKRLMERNGLAEQQAKARIASQLPISVKEQGADEVLDNNGSLEHTKHQLMRILANWQTHP
- a CDS encoding glyceraldehyde-3-phosphate dehydrogenase gives rise to the protein MTVSIAINGFGRIGRMVFRQAVLMDDVTISAVNAGYPAETLAHLIKYDTNHGTFSGEVKAEENALVVNGKRIQLVNERDPLELPWGELGVDIVIEATGKFNSREKAALHLDAGAKKVILTAPGKNEDITIVMGVNDDKLDVEKHHIISNASCTTNCLAPVAKVLNDAFGIENGLMTTVHAYTNDQKNLDNPHKDLRRARACGQSIIPTSTGAAKALSLVLPELEGKVHGLALRVPTPNVSLVDLVVDVQQDVTVEDVNRAFTEASEGALAGILDLTMEPLVSIDFNTNPSSAIVDGLTTIVMGDRKVKVLAWYDNEWGYSARVVDLMKKVANSMAVASK
- the speD gene encoding adenosylmethionine decarboxylase; the encoded protein is METMGRHVIAELWQCDFDKLNDMDYIEKTFVDAALKSGAEIREVAFHKFAPQGVSGVVIISESHLTIHSFPEHGYASVDVYTCGDLDPTIAADYIAQALDSKQSEVTELPRGMGPVGAGATKVSLTV